ACAGCTACCTTTAATTCTTTTTTGGTGTGTTCTATAGTGCCTATATTTAAATTGTGCTCTGCTTTTTCTTTTTGTGCGCAGTAAATTTTTATATCCAGTTCTTCGTTTCCGTTTACTAAAGTACACCAAGCGGCAGGGTAGGGACTTAAGCCGCGGATGTGGTTGTATATGTTTTCAATAGATTTGTTCCAGTCTATTTTGCAGTTGTCTTTGTTTAGTTTGTATGCGGTTTTAATGTTTTGCGTTTCTGGCTGTGGAGTGGTTTCTATGTTGCCTTTTTCAATAAGTTTGACGGTTTTTAAAACCAATTTGCTGCCCAAATCCATGAGTTTATCATGAAGACTTCCTGCATCCTCCTCGGTTTCAATGTTTATTTCTTCTTGAAGAATCATATCGCCGGTATCAATCTTTTCATCAATAAAAAAGGTAGAAACGCCTGTTTTAGTTTCACCGTTAATAATGGCCCAGTTTATAGGTGCGGCGCCTCTATAATTAGGTAATAACGATGCATGCAGGTTAAATGTACCATATTCGGGCATTTGCCAAACCACCTTGGGCAACATCCTAAAGGCTACCACTATTTGAAGGTTTGCGTTTAAAGACTGTAATTCGCTTAAAAACGCTTCACTCTTTAAATTGGTTGGCTGTAATACTTTTAAGTTTTGTGAAACGGCATATTGCTTTACGGCACTTTCGTTGAGCTTGCGTCCGCGTCCGGAAGGTTTATCGGGTGCTGTAATAACGCCAACAATATTATATTGGTTTTCTACTAAAGTTTTTAAAGTGGCCACTGCAAAATCTGGCGTGCCCATAAATAGTATTCTTAAATCTTTCATTTATTTTATTGTGCTTATTAATGAAATGGCCATTTTATAAATGACTCAATTTATAGGTATTTGTTGGTGTAATAGTAATAATTTGATGCTCTAATAGCAACTTTAATACTGTTTTTAGTTCGGTTTGCGAGCAGCCCAATGCTTCAACAAGATTTCGAGAAGATTGGTCGCCGGTTTCAAGAATTTCAATGGTTCTTTTTTTTAAGGTGTTTAAATCTTGAGGTTTATTGCCTTTTTTAGATTGAATGCACACCGAACAAATTCCGCAAGGTTCTGTGTCTTTTTCACCAAAGTAAGCGAGTAGTTGAATGCTTTTGCAAACCGAATCGTTTTCCACATAATCGATCATGGCCTCAACTTGGCGTTGTTTCAGCTTATTTTGTAGTTTTATGATTGAAGCGATTCTGTTTATGGTTTTATCGTCTTCTCGGGGTTCTATAAAAGTGATTTGCGCGTCGGTTTTAGTTAAATTCAGTAGGATGATTTCATCGCGCTCCAACTGCGTAAGGCATTTTATAATGTTCGATGAATTTACTGAAGCTTTATCTGAAACCTTGCCTAAATCAATTTTAGTGGGATTATCAAAAATTCCGCCATATAGCCTTAAAATTGATTTTACAATAATATCAAAGCTTTTATTGGTTTCTAAATATCTAAATAATGTTTGGTTGGATGTAATAAACTGAACCGTAGTTTTATTTTGAAATTGCCGAGATAAGCTAATAACACTATTTCGATCTAAAATTAGTAAGGCATTGTAGCATAAAATTGTGTTAAAATTATAGGTTTTGCAAAAGGTACTAAAGTCGAAATCGAAAGTTAGGTATTCGCCCTCGCCGTACGATATTTGGAAATAGGCGCACAACTTCCTGTACACTTGTTTTACAAAACCAACATTGGGCAGTACATTTAAAAATTGGTTTTTTACCAATGCTTTGTCGCTATCGTTTTTTAAAATAACGGCAAATGCTTTTTCGCCATCGCGCCCAACACGGCCAGCTTCCTGAAAATAGCTTTCAAGGCTTTCGGGTAAATTAAAATGGATTACGGTTTTTACATCGGGTTTGTCTATGCCCATACCAAACGCATTGGTGGCCACCATAACTTGTTTTTGGTTATGCAACCAAGCGGTCATGTTGGTTTCTTTGTCAGTATTCGAAAGCCCGCCATGGTAGTTAGTAGCACTGATGCCTTTCGAATACAAAAACTGGCTCAATTCAATAGTCAACTTTCGGTTTCTAACATAAACAATAGACGATTTTTTGTGTTTCTTTAAAATGGTTTCCAGCCTGTAATATTTGTCGTTTTCGGTTAGTACCATATAGGCCAAATTAGGCCTTGCAAACGATTTTTTAAATATTTTCGGATTGATAAAATCGAGCTCATTAACAATATCCTCAACCACCTCTGGTCTAGCCGAAGCCGTTAGGGCAACCGCATTAACGGTAGGTTGTAGCTGTCTTAAGGTTGCAATATTTTTATAAGCAGGCCTAAAATCGCTGCCCCATTGCGAGATACAGTGTGCTTCATCCACAGCAATTAAATTAACGTTCATTTGTCTAATTCGGTCCTGTACCAATTCTTGTTGCAAGCGCTCGGGCGAGAGGTATAAAAACTTGTAGTTTCCGTAAATACAATTGTCTAAAAGCGTATCTAGCTGGTTGTAGGTTATGCCGCTGGTTATGGCCATGGCCTTGATTCCCTTGTTTTTTAAGGCTTGAACCTGGTCTTTCATGAGTGCGATTAAAGGCGAAACAACTATGCAGATTCCTGGTTTGGCTAAAGCTGGAATCTGAAAGCACAACGATTTTCCTCCTCCCGTAGGCATGAGTACAAAGGTGTCTTCGCCCTCTAAAACGGCATTAATTACGGCTTCCTGTTGGGGTCTAAACGTGGTGAAATTCCAATAGCGTTCTAATATGTTTATGGGATGTTCCATCTAAAGCTTAACAGCATTTAAAATAAAATCGGTTCTGTTTTCAACAGTATCAAAAGGAACATCAACTAAATCGTAATCAAAATTTTGATACGTATTTACTAATTGGTCATGGATTTGCATGGCTTGTTCAAAACTTTCGTAGCGTTCGTTATCGCTGGTATAAATAGCGCGCCATGGTTTTAAAATAAATACTTTGTCGTATCTCGAATTTTTACAGGCTTCAACAAATTTTTTAGGGTAGTTGTCACCAATAAAGTCCATGTAAGCTAATATATCTGGGATACCGCGATCAAAAAAAATGGTTTCATTTTTATAAAGCTCAGATTCAAAATATTGTTTTTGCCTACCTCTTAACAATAATTCGCTGAATAATAACGGTTCGGTTAAAAATAATTGTTCGGTCCCTTTTTTTTGAGCCTCCAAGATAATTTGTCTCGAAATCTCTTCTAAACAACTATGGCCTCTGTGGATTAAATTATTAATTAACGTCGATTTGCCCGTTCCGGGGCCTCCTGTTATAACTATTTTTTTGGTATTCAATGTGGGTTTTATTTGATGTAAAATTCGGAATTTAACCGTTATAAAAAAAATAGAAAGGAAACCGTATATTTGCCATCTAAAAAATGACGCTATGGAAACTGCTCCAAATTCAGAGGAATTTTATAAAAAATTAAAAAGCCAATTACAAGATACTTCGCTTTGGCCATCTGAATACCTTTATAAATTCATTGTGATTTCCGATAAGGAAAAAATAAAAAAACTAGAAGACCTTTTCGATAATTTGGGAGCTGTTATTAACACCAAAGAATCTAAAAACGGTAAATATACCAGTGTTTCGGTAAATGTTAGAATGAAAAACCCAGATGCCGTAATCGAAAAATATAAGGAAGTTGCAGAAAAAATTGAAGGCGTAATAAGTCTTTAATATTTTTTTGTATTTTGCGCATGCACAACAACTACATGCAAACCATTAATTTCTACACATTTAATTTTGATAGATAATTTAGAATACAATACAGAGCGCGAGCATTTAATCATTCCAGAATATGGGCGCCACCTTCAAAAAATGATTAATTACGCCAAAGCTGTTGAAAATAAGGAAGAGCGTAATAAAGTGGCTAGGGCTATAATTTCGGTTATGGGTAATATCCAGCCCCACTTAAGAGACGTACCCGATTTTCAGCACAAGCTATGGGACCAACTTTTTATTATGTCCAATTTCGAATTGGATGTAGACTCTCCATACGAAAAACCTACAAAAGAACTTTTTGAAGAACGTCCGGAGCCTTTAAAATATCCACAAAACCATCCTAAGTACCGGTTTTATGGAAACAATATAAAAACCATGATTGATGTTGCCAATACATGGGAAGAAGGCGATTTGAAAGAAGCTTTGGTCTATACCATTGCCAATCACATGAAAAAGTGTTTTCTAAACTGGAACAAAGACACCGTTGAAGATGATGTGATTTACGACCATTTGTTTGAACTTTCGGGAGGCAAAATTAACCTAAAGAATTCTGAGGAAGATTTATCTGATGCTTCAAGTTTAATGCGATCCAAAAGTAAATATTCGGGCAGTAAAAAAGGCCATCACAAAAAAGGAGGTAATCGTCAACGCAAGCGCTATTAGTTTATATGGGAACATTTAAAATTGAAGGCGGCCACCGATTAAAAGGGAGCATACAGCCCCAAGGTGCAAAAAATGAAGCACTTCAAATCTTATGCGCAGTATTGCTTACTCCAGAAAAAATTACAATACACAACATTCCAGATATCGTTGATGTTAACAAGCTCATTAATCTGTTAAAGAAGCTTGGGGTAAAAATTGAAAAGCTAAAAAAAGGGTCGTGCACTTTTCAAGCAGATAACGTAAATTTAAAGTATTTAGAATCCGACCAATTTAAGGTTGACGGACGTGGATTACGCGGATCGATAATGATTGTCGGTCCACTTTTGGCTCGTTTTGGTAAAGGTTATATACCTAAACCAGGAGGTGATAAAATTGGGCGCCGTCGGTTGGATACGCATTTCGAAGGATTAATAAAACTTGGAGCCAAGTTTGGTTATAGCCGAGAAGAGCAGTTTTATGGGGTAGAAGCCAAAAAGTTAAAAGGCACCTACATGCTACTCGAAGAGGCCTCGGTAACTGGTACAGCAAATATTTTAATGGCTGCGGTTTTAGCTGAAGGGCGAACCACAATATACAACGCCGCTTGCGAACCTTATTTGCAGCAATTATGCAAAATGCTCAACAGAATGGGGGCAAAAATTAGCGGTGTAGGTTCCAACATGCTGATTGTTGATGGCGTAGATAGCCTGGGCGGAACCGAGCACACCATGTTGCCCGATATGATTGAAATTGGTAGCTGGATTGGTTTGGCGGCCATGACGAAAAGTGAACTGACCATAACCAACGTATCGTGGGATGATTTGGGATTGATTCCGGAAACATTCAGGAAATTAGGAATAACTGTAGAACGACAAGGCGACGATATTCATATACCGGCGCACACAGATGGTTACGAAATACAAAGTTTTATTGATGGTTCTATTTTAACCATTTCTGATGCACCTTGGCCAGGATTTACTCCAGATTTATTGAGTATAGTTTTGGTAGTGGCTACACAAGCACGTGGAAGTGTTTTAGTACATCAAAAAATGTTTGAAAGCCGTTTGTTCTTTGTGGATAAGCTGATTGATATGGGAGCTAAAATAATACTTTGCGACCCGCATCGTGCCACTGTTATTGGCCATGATTATAAGTCAACCTTAAAGGCGACTACCATGACATCGCCCGATATACGTGCTGGTGTGTCTTTGTTAATTGCAGCGCTCTCGGCAAAAGGGACTTCAACCATTCAAAACATAGAACAGATAGACCGTGGTTACGAAAATATAGATGAACGTTTACGTGCCATTGGAGCAAAAATAGAAAGGATAGATTAAAAAAATCTATCCTTTTTTAAGTTTGTCGTGATTTAAGATTAATTGTTGATTTTATCCTTAAAAACGTCAAATTCCGATTTGCCATTTGCTTTCGGAAAACTATTGTTCCCAGTATTGGTATCTGCAAATTCAAAATTAGGATCTAAATTAATTTTCGACACCGCTTTAGTTTTTACAAATGTTTGTATTATTTCATACTCATTTCTACGCCACACTTGAGCTGGTAAAGTATCAATTTCAGATGAGCCATCAGTAAAAATCCACTCTATGGTTATGGGCATTACTAAACCTCCTAAGTTCTTAATGGTAAGCTCGTAGATGTTTTTTCCGTAAAGAGTTTTTCTGATTTCCTCGTCATCTAAGCGCGAAAGGAATTGGCCATAGCCTTTATCGGGCGTGTTGGTAACGGTTATGGTTTCTGGCCCGTTTGAAAAATTGTTGGTCAAGGTTTCGGTGTTTTTATCGTTGGCCTGAATTTTAACCTTTGAAGATTTTTTTTTATCTTCAAGATTAGTGTCTTCCTCAAAAACTTTAAACCACTTTACATTACTCAATTCCATATCTACATGGTCGGTTGTGAAAAACCATCCTCTAAAAAACCAATCTAAATCGGTGGCCGTAGCATCTTCTAAGGTTCTAAATAGGTCCCCAGGATTAGGGTGTTTGTACTTCCAACGGTTGGCATATTCTTTAAAGGCTTCATCAAAAAGTTCTTTGCCAATAATGGAATTGCGAAGCATCTGCAAGCCAACGGTAGGTTTTATGTAAAAATTCGCACCAAATTGGTTAAACAGTTCGTTGTCTGATGTCGTCATAATGGGGCGCAAAATACTTTTGTCACCGCTCATGAAGGGTACAATGCTTTTTGGAGTAACACTGCTAAATTCAGGATAGCGTTCTGCCAGTGTTCTATGGTGTAAAAAGGTGTTCAATCCCTCGTCCATCCACATCCATTTACGTTCATCAGAACTCACAATCATTGGGAACCAATTGTGCCCTACCTCGTGTATAATGGTACTTATCATGCTTTGTTTGGCGGCATCACTTATAATGCCATTTTTTGGTCTTCCGCCATTAAAGCTAATCATGGGGAATTCCATGCCGATATTAGATGTGTTTACAGAAATACAAACAGGATACGGGTAGTCGAAAGTGGCTTCAGAGTAAACTTCCAGTCCGTGTTTTATGGCTTTTGTGGATTCTTCTTGCCAAACAGGCAACCCTTCTTTAGGGTAGAACGACATGGCCATAACCGTGTTTGTTGGTAATTTTACTGCTTGGGCATCCCAAATAAATTTTCGGGAAGACGCAAATGCAAAATCACGAACGTTTTCAGCCTTAAATTTCCAGGTTTTAAGTTTTGAAGATTTTTGTTTTTCATTGGCAATTGCTTCCTCTTTTGTAATAATCACAACAGGTTTGTTAAATGATTTTTTTGCCAATTGTAATCTTGTTTGTTGGTCTTTGGTGAGTACAGACTCACTGTTTAATAGGGTTCCTGTAGCGGCTACAATGTGGTCTTCAGGAACGGTAATTTCAACGTCATAATTGCCAAATTCAAGCGCAAACTCGCCTAACTTTTGAAACTGTTGGTTTTGCCAACCTTCGGTATCGTTATAAACGGCCATTCTAGGAAACCAATGCCCTAAAAGGTAAACGGTATTGCCGTCTTCAGGAAAATATTCGTAGCCCTCTCGCGATAGTAAAAACAGACTTCTGTCGGTTATAGGGTAAGACCAAGCTATATTTAGTACTGTGGTTTCTCCAGATTTTAAAGGTGTTTTAAGTTTCACCTTCATCATCGTATTGTTTACCATATATAGTAAATCGCTGCCAGAGCTATCTTTAACATATTTAATGCTATAACCAGCGGGAAAATCCATTGCTCGGGTTAAAAACTGCATTTGCCTTGTGCTCATGCCGTTTTTTATACTGTTATTTACACTGCCAAAATCTTCATTGCCCTTTTTGTTTACGTTTTGTTCGAGTTGAATCCAGACATAGCTCAACGCATCTGGAGAATTGTTGTAATAGGTAATGGTTTCCTGCCCGGATAAACTATTGTCTTTTTCATTTAATGTCGCTTTTATTTTATAATCTGCCCGTTGTTGCCAATAATTTTTGCCTGGTGCGCCACTCGCCGTTCTGTAGTTGTTTGGAGGTGCAATTAAGCGGTCTATGGGCTCAAACTTACCTTGCCAAGGCTTATTCTGCGCATTTAGAAAAGAAAAACAGAAAATAGCTACAAGTCCATATTGTAGAATATGTTTCATTAAATATGTATTTGAATTAGTCCCTCACAAGATATGAAATATTGAAGTATAGCCTTAAAAAATGTTCTTTTTAGTTAAATGAATGTTATTTTATTTAAAAACCTTACAAAACGTACCGCTTTTTGTTGCTTTAAGGATAAGCGTTCTTTACATTTGCAACCCAAAACAGAAACAAATATGGCAAAAAAAGATAGCTTAACCTTTGATGTGTTAATAGAGATACCTAAAGGGAGTAGAAACAAGTACGAATATGATTTTGCATTGCACAAGATTCGTTTTGATAGAACTTTGTTCTCTTCAATGATGTATCCCGGAGATTATGGTTTCGTTCCAGAAACTTTAGCCTTAGATCAAGACCCATTGGATGTTTTGGTTTTATCGACAGAGCCATCTTATCCAATGGTAGTTATGGAGGTTCGTCCAATAGGTGTGTTTCATATGACAGATGAAAAAGGTCCGGATGAAAAAATAATTTGTGTTCCGGTTTCTGATCCCGTATGGAGTCACAGAAGTGATATCACAGATTTAAACCCACATAGATTAAAGGAAATAGAGCACTTTTTTCAGGTTTACAAAGATTTAGAAGAGAAAAAAGTAGACGTTGGCGGCTGGGGCAATGCTGAGGAAGCCAGAAAAATATATAAAGAGTGTGTGCAGCGTTATGACGAAAGCGAACACAAGAAAAAAAGAACCTTTACCATCTAGATTACTAGATTCTTAAAATATTAAAAATAAACTGAGCCATCTTAAATTTAAGATGGCTTTTTTTATCACTTATATTTTTCTATTTTTAGCTCCATTAAAAAATTAATCTTAATCTAACTAAACTAATATGGAATTAATAGTGAAATTCTTGCCGCTATTTGGTGTTTTGGCACTAGCGTTTGTTTTAATTAAAAGTTCGTGGGTTTCAAAGCAGGACCAAGGCGATGAAAAAATGAAAAAAATCGCCAAAAATATTGCGGATGGCGCCATGTCTTTTTTAAAGGCAGAATATAAAATATTATCAATTTTTGTAATTGCAGTAGCCATTTTATTGTTTTTTAAAGGAAGCTCCGAAGCCGGCTCTAATGGTATGGTGGCCGTCTCTTTTATTGTTGGGGCTATATGTTCGGCGCTTGCAGGTTTTATTGGCATGAAAGTAGCTACTAAGGCCAATGTGAGAACCACCAATGCAGCAAGAACTTCATTAGGAAAAGCTTTAGAAGTCGCTTTTGCAGGAGGAGCCGTTATGGGCTTAGGAGTTGTTGGCTTAGGAGTGCTGGGACTTAGTGGACTCTTTATGATTTACAGCGAAATGGGATGGGGAATTAACGAAGTGCTTAATGTGCTTTCTGGTTTTTCGTTAGGAGCATCGTCAATAGCTCTATTTGCTAGAGTAGGAGGCGGCATTTACACTAAAGCTGCCGATGTGGGAGCTGATTTGGTAGGTAAGGTTGAAGCAGGTATTCCTGAAGATCATCCTTTAAACCCTGCGACTATTGCAGACAATGTTGGTGATAATGTTGGTGACGTTGCCGGAATGGGGGCCGATTTATTTGAATCTTACGTGGGTTCAATCATCGGGACCATGGTTTTGGGAGCATTAATCGCCACCGAAGGCCTTAATGGTCTTGGTGCGGTTTACTTGCCGTTGGTTTTAGCAGCCATAGGTATCATCATGTCTATCATCGGAACCTTTTTTGTAAAAGTTAAAGACGGTGGCTCACCACATAATGCATTAAATATTGGTGAATTTGGTTCGGCAGGATTAATGGTTGTAGCTTCCTATTTTATAATTAATGCATTAATTCCTGAAACATACACTTTTAAAGGTGTCGAATATGGTGCTATGGGCGTTTTTTGGGCTACAATAGCTGGTTTGGTAGCTGGGCTGTTGGTTGGTAAAGTTACCGAGTATTATACAGGTACAGGAAAAAAGCCTGTAAATGCCATTGTAAGACAATCTGAAACAGGCGCAGCAACAAATATTATCGCTGGTTTAGGAACAGGAATGATGTCTACCATGATTCCCATCATTTTAATTGCTGGTGCTATTTTGGTATCTCACCATTTTGCTGGACTATATGGTATAGCCATTGCAGCTGTAGGTATGTTGGCCAATACAGGAATACAACTAGCAGTAGATGCCTACGGACCAATTTCCGATAATGCTGGAGGTATCGCCGAAATGGCCGAATTGCCAAGTGAAGTACGTGAGCGTACCGATAAACTGGATGCTGTTGGTAATACTACAGCCGCCATTGGTAAAGGTTTTGCCATTGCTTCTGCTGCTTTAACGGCATTGGCTTTATTTGCAGCTTTTATGGAAACAGCCGGTGTAGGCAGTATTGATGTTTCCCAACCCGATATTATGGCTGGATTGCTTGTGGGCGGTATGTTGCCTTTTGTTTTTTCTGCATTATCAATGAATGCCGTTGGTCGTGCTGCCATGGCCATGATTGAAGAAGTGCGCCGTCAATTCAGGGATATACCTGAGTTAAAAGCAGCCCTAGGGGTTATGCGTAAATACGATTCTGATATGACCAAGGCTTCTGATGCCGACAGAAAAATATTTGATGCCGCCGATGGTGTTGCCGAATACGATAAGTGTGTAGCTATTTCAACCAAGGCTTCCATTAAAGAAATGGTGTTGCCAGGTTTATTGGCTATTGCCGTTCCGGTGGCTGTTGGTTTTATTGGCGGTGCAGAAATGCTTGGCGGATTACTTGCAGGTGTAACGACCTGTGGCGTGCTTATGGCTATTTTTCAATCGAATGCAGGAGGTGCTTGGGATAATGCTAAAAAAACAATTGAGGAACAGGGTAAAAAAGGAACAGAGGCTCATAAAGCAGCCGTTGTTGGCGATACAGTGGGCGATCCTTTTAAAGATACTTCAGGGCCTTCTTTAAATATTTTGTTAAAATTGATGTCTGTTGTTGCTTTGGTTATTGCGCCTAGTTTAGTTGACAATGATATTATGACAGCTTATGTTTCTGAAGGTGCTGCATTAGAGCAAACTCAAGTCACTAAAGAAGTGGAAGTTGAAATGGACAAAAATGATGATGGTATTGTAAAAGCAGTTGTAACAACAACTACAACAACAAACGGCGAAGAATTAGTGGCCTACGAAACGTTTGAAGGCTCAGAAAAAGAAGTGAAGGCTAAAATTGAAGCCCTTAAAGTTGATGATGAATTACAAGTAGAAAAAACACTTAATTAGGTAGTTGTAAAAAGCATTAACTAGTTAGTATTTTTTTAAGTAACTAAGAGCTACGAATAAAAAAAGGCTATCACTTTTAAAAGTGATAGCCTTTTTTATGAACAAAACTTATATTGATTAAATATTAGCAGATTTTACGGTTTTGATAATTCTAGCAGCGATTTTATATGGATCACCGTTAGATGCTGGTCGTCTGTCTTCTAACCATCCTTTGTAACCTCTTTCTACAGTTGCAATAGGAATACGGATTGAAGCACCACGGTCAGATACACCATAAGAGAACTCATCGATAGATTGCGTTTCATGGTCTCCAGTTAAACGTTGGTCGTTAAACTCACCGTAAACCTCAATGTGTTCTTTTACTACCGGACGGAAAGCTTCACATACTTTTTCGTAAACTTCTTTACTTCCACAAGTTCTTAATAACGAGTTAGAGAAGTTAGCGTGCATACCAGAACCGTTCCAGTCTAAATCTCTACCTAGTGGTTTTGGGTGGTACTCAATATAGTAACCGTATTTTTCAGTTAAACGGTCTAGTAAATATCTTGCAATCCAGATTTCGTCACCAGCTTGTTTCGCACCTTTAGCAAACAATTGGAATTCCCACTGTCCGCAAGCAACCTCTTGGTTAATACCTTCAAAGTTTAATCCAGCCTCGATACATAAATCAGCATGCTCTTCAACTAAATCACGTCCGTGAGTGTTTAAACCACCAACAGAACAATAGTACATGCCTTGTGGTGCAGGGTATCCACCTCTAGGGAAACCTAAAGGTAATTCAGTTTTGGTATCCATTATAAAGTACTCTTGCTCAAAACCAAACCAGAAATCATCATCTTCATCGTCAATAGTAGCTCGACCGTTAGATTTGTGGGGTGTTCCGTCAGGATTCATTACCTCTGTCATTACTAAATATCCGTTGATACGCTCTGGGTCAGGATAAATAGCAACAGGCTTTAAAACACAGTCCGAAGAACCTCCAATGGCTTGTCTTGTAGAAGACCCATCGAAAGACCAGTTTCCTATTTCTTCAAGAGTACCTTTGAAATCCTCATGCTCCTCTACTTTAGTTTTACTTCTCATATTTTGGGTAGGGAAGTATCCATCTAACCAAATATATTCTAACTTGATTTTTGCCATAATAAATATTTATTTTTTATGAGTGAAATAATAATTTTTGTGAAACAAATATATGATTTATAGAATGTACTATGAATTTTATAGGGGTCTTTTAATTAATTGGTGAGTTATTTTTATTTATGCCCTATTTTTTTAAGGATTATTTTAAAAAAAGATGATTATTTTATTTAAATACTGAAAAAATGTTAACAACAAATTACAGTGGTTTGTAGCATTATTCAAGTTGCTGTTTTATTTTTGCTTAATAATTCATTATCAAAACGTTTAATAAAAATAAAGAATGTCAACATTAAGATTTCATGCTTTAAAAGAATCGTATGCGTACAAGTCTACTGTGTTTGTTGAAAAGGAACGCCGGTCTGATTTATTCGGTAGTAATGTTTTCAACGAAGAAACCATGCGTCACTATTTAACAAAAGATGCTTTTGATGGTGTAACCAATGCCATTCGGTTTGGAAAAAAAATAAATAGAAGTATAGCAGACCAGGTGGCATCGTCTATGAAAGATTGGGCGCTCTCAAAAGGAGTTACTCACTATACGCATTGGTTTCAACCTTTAACAGGTGCTACAGCAGAAAAGCATGATGCTTTTTTTGAAACCACATCAAATGGACTGGCTATAGAAAAGTTTGGTGGTGGGCAACTGGTTCAACAGGAACCCGATGCTTCAAGTTTTCCTAGTGGAGGCATTCGTAATACTTTCGAGGCGAGGGGATATACAGCATGGGATCCCACTTCTCCAGCCTTTATTTATGGAACAACCCTTTGTATTCCAACCATATTTGTGGCTTATACCGGTGAAGCATTGGATTATAAAACTCCGTTGTTAAGAGCGTTACAAGCGGTTGATAGTGCGGCTACAGATGTCTGTAAATACTTTGATAAAAACGTAAAAAAGGTAAGCGCGTCGTTAGGTTGGGAACAAGAGTATTTTTTAATTGATAAAATGTTGGCAACCAGTCGCCCAGATATCAATTTGGCGGGACGTACGTTATTAGGTCATTCTCCGGCAAAAGGTCAGCAATTGGATGATCATTATTTCGGGTCTATTCCAAGTAGAGCGCTTAATTTTATGCGCGATTTAGAAAATGAGTGTATGCTTTTGGGTATTCCTGCTAAAACACGGCATAATGAAGTGGCCCCCAACCAATTTGAATTGGCACCCATTTTTGAGGAAGCCAACTTAGCGGTGGATCATAACTCCTTATTAATGGATATTATGGGGCGTATAGCATCACGTCATAATTTTAAAGTGCTGTTGCACGAAAAACCATTTGCAGGTATTAATGGCTCGGGTAAACATAACAATTGGTCGCTTTCTACCGATTCAGGGGTTAATTTATTGGCACCGGGAAAAACCCCGATGAGCAATCTTCAATTTCTTACCTTTTTTATTAATACCATTAAGGCAGTGCACCAGCACGAAGCGCTTTTACGTGCCGCTGTAGC
This genomic stretch from Flavobacteriaceae bacterium GSB9 harbors:
- the fmt gene encoding methionyl-tRNA formyltransferase, translated to MKDLRILFMGTPDFAVATLKTLVENQYNIVGVITAPDKPSGRGRKLNESAVKQYAVSQNLKVLQPTNLKSEAFLSELQSLNANLQIVVAFRMLPKVVWQMPEYGTFNLHASLLPNYRGAAPINWAIINGETKTGVSTFFIDEKIDTGDMILQEEINIETEEDAGSLHDKLMDLGSKLVLKTVKLIEKGNIETTPQPETQNIKTAYKLNKDNCKIDWNKSIENIYNHIRGLSPYPAAWCTLVNGNEELDIKIYCAQKEKAEHNLNIGTIEHTKKELKVAVSKGYILIKEIKLPGKRKMDAKSFLNGFTFEENAKML
- a CDS encoding DUF4290 domain-containing protein; the protein is MIDNLEYNTEREHLIIPEYGRHLQKMINYAKAVENKEERNKVARAIISVMGNIQPHLRDVPDFQHKLWDQLFIMSNFELDVDSPYEKPTKELFEERPEPLKYPQNHPKYRFYGNNIKTMIDVANTWEEGDLKEALVYTIANHMKKCFLNWNKDTVEDDVIYDHLFELSGGKINLKNSEEDLSDASSLMRSKSKYSGSKKGHHKKGGNRQRKRY
- the murA gene encoding UDP-N-acetylglucosamine 1-carboxyvinyltransferase codes for the protein MGTFKIEGGHRLKGSIQPQGAKNEALQILCAVLLTPEKITIHNIPDIVDVNKLINLLKKLGVKIEKLKKGSCTFQADNVNLKYLESDQFKVDGRGLRGSIMIVGPLLARFGKGYIPKPGGDKIGRRRLDTHFEGLIKLGAKFGYSREEQFYGVEAKKLKGTYMLLEEASVTGTANILMAAVLAEGRTTIYNAACEPYLQQLCKMLNRMGAKISGVGSNMLIVDGVDSLGGTEHTMLPDMIEIGSWIGLAAMTKSELTITNVSWDDLGLIPETFRKLGITVERQGDDIHIPAHTDGYEIQSFIDGSILTISDAPWPGFTPDLLSIVLVVATQARGSVLVHQKMFESRLFFVDKLIDMGAKIILCDPHRATVIGHDYKSTLKATTMTSPDIRAGVSLLIAALSAKGTSTIQNIEQIDRGYENIDERLRAIGAKIERID
- a CDS encoding DUF493 domain-containing protein, which produces METAPNSEEFYKKLKSQLQDTSLWPSEYLYKFIVISDKEKIKKLEDLFDNLGAVINTKESKNGKYTSVSVNVRMKNPDAVIEKYKEVAEKIEGVISL
- a CDS encoding RecQ family ATP-dependent DNA helicase, which gives rise to MEHPINILERYWNFTTFRPQQEAVINAVLEGEDTFVLMPTGGGKSLCFQIPALAKPGICIVVSPLIALMKDQVQALKNKGIKAMAITSGITYNQLDTLLDNCIYGNYKFLYLSPERLQQELVQDRIRQMNVNLIAVDEAHCISQWGSDFRPAYKNIATLRQLQPTVNAVALTASARPEVVEDIVNELDFINPKIFKKSFARPNLAYMVLTENDKYYRLETILKKHKKSSIVYVRNRKLTIELSQFLYSKGISATNYHGGLSNTDKETNMTAWLHNQKQVMVATNAFGMGIDKPDVKTVIHFNLPESLESYFQEAGRVGRDGEKAFAVILKNDSDKALVKNQFLNVLPNVGFVKQVYRKLCAYFQISYGEGEYLTFDFDFSTFCKTYNFNTILCYNALLILDRNSVISLSRQFQNKTTVQFITSNQTLFRYLETNKSFDIIVKSILRLYGGIFDNPTKIDLGKVSDKASVNSSNIIKCLTQLERDEIILLNLTKTDAQITFIEPREDDKTINRIASIIKLQNKLKQRQVEAMIDYVENDSVCKSIQLLAYFGEKDTEPCGICSVCIQSKKGNKPQDLNTLKKRTIEILETGDQSSRNLVEALGCSQTELKTVLKLLLEHQIITITPTNTYKLSHL
- a CDS encoding ATP-binding protein, with product MNTKKIVITGGPGTGKSTLINNLIHRGHSCLEEISRQIILEAQKKGTEQLFLTEPLLFSELLLRGRQKQYFESELYKNETIFFDRGIPDILAYMDFIGDNYPKKFVEACKNSRYDKVFILKPWRAIYTSDNERYESFEQAMQIHDQLVNTYQNFDYDLVDVPFDTVENRTDFILNAVKL